A genomic window from Chlorobium phaeobacteroides DSM 266 includes:
- a CDS encoding methyltransferase family protein: MKGKRGEYLVIIQFLLLFIFIFLPVYPSFSETETFAATTGIRWAVIVLLWTAALLLGGLGSRHIKKYLTPLPYPVDHNELVTTGIYALVRHPLYSSQLFAAFGWAIFSMSLTHLFLTMAAFFFFSYKAAKEEKWLTERHPEYADYAKRVKMFIPWVY; the protein is encoded by the coding sequence ATGAAAGGCAAACGGGGCGAATATCTTGTTATCATCCAGTTTCTCCTGCTCTTCATCTTCATTTTCCTTCCGGTTTATCCCTCTTTTTCCGAAACCGAAACCTTCGCTGCAACCACCGGCATCAGATGGGCCGTAATTGTTCTGTTATGGACAGCAGCACTGCTTCTTGGCGGGCTTGGCTCGCGACATATCAAAAAATATCTCACCCCTCTCCCCTATCCTGTTGACCACAATGAGCTTGTCACTACCGGAATATATGCGTTAGTACGGCACCCTCTTTACAGCAGCCAGCTATTTGCCGCATTCGGCTGGGCAATCTTCAGCATGAGCCTCACGCATCTCTTTCTGACCATGGCAGCTTTCTTCTTTTTCAGCTACAAGGCAGCAAAAGAAGAAAAGTGGCTCACCGAGCGTCACCCGGAATATGCAGACTATGCCAAACGCGTAAAAATGTTTATCCCCTGGGTATACTGA
- a CDS encoding helix-turn-helix transcriptional regulator, whose product MKQKICPVCGLPVTERSHWHIYHPEEDYTITYEAVGDDILHGQAVTDHDVVLDYMDNELFQSVCDELKMRGTKFSVVINLKHIRGVTLAYKKDFANLVYNWGPIFTRLVIYNVHPDIYSIIEGFTVICPENVEAVIVDDYRDAIARASVSEDNPETDGCFGQEPVYDFRTASKKAFLADLAQLFWIDMLDQPVLLPPAEDDTYIFFGALEEMRKDMLAKKKEHQDEVERLKESYELKQKHYLIQMKSLIDQHKEMITQFEKEKLLLQNILKVNAAEMVVAGEINTTSIDGLTSLIDSAAMSQPLKEPLLNSCKRIAQTGKIENQHSAGASEAEQIFLSLLEQKHPGLSWRDRRIILWIKSDYSNSEIAGLMGISTRGMESIRYRLHKKLALQKHQTIKSYLSSLESDA is encoded by the coding sequence ATGAAACAGAAAATATGTCCTGTCTGCGGGCTTCCTGTCACTGAACGATCTCATTGGCACATCTATCATCCGGAAGAGGATTATACGATAACGTATGAGGCTGTCGGAGATGATATTCTTCATGGTCAGGCGGTTACAGATCACGACGTTGTGCTTGATTATATGGATAATGAGCTTTTTCAGTCTGTCTGTGATGAGCTTAAGATGAGAGGGACAAAGTTTTCTGTTGTTATCAACCTCAAACACATTCGGGGTGTCACGCTCGCCTATAAAAAAGATTTTGCCAATCTTGTCTATAATTGGGGGCCGATTTTTACCCGGCTTGTTATTTACAATGTCCACCCTGATATTTATTCCATTATCGAAGGGTTCACCGTTATCTGTCCTGAAAATGTTGAGGCGGTGATTGTTGATGATTATCGTGACGCCATAGCTCGCGCTTCAGTCAGCGAAGATAATCCTGAAACCGATGGCTGTTTCGGTCAGGAGCCGGTTTATGATTTTCGTACTGCTTCAAAAAAGGCCTTTCTTGCCGATCTTGCGCAGTTGTTCTGGATCGATATGCTTGATCAGCCCGTTTTACTGCCGCCGGCGGAGGATGATACCTACATTTTTTTCGGTGCGCTTGAAGAGATGCGTAAAGATATGCTGGCAAAAAAAAAGGAGCACCAGGATGAAGTTGAAAGATTGAAGGAGTCTTATGAGTTGAAGCAAAAACACTATCTGATTCAGATGAAATCTCTGATTGATCAGCATAAAGAGATGATTACACAGTTTGAAAAGGAGAAGTTGTTGTTGCAAAACATCCTGAAAGTGAATGCGGCTGAAATGGTCGTGGCGGGTGAGATAAATACAACTTCGATCGATGGTCTTACCTCTCTTATTGATTCAGCGGCGATGAGCCAGCCACTCAAGGAGCCGTTGCTGAACTCTTGCAAGCGGATAGCTCAAACCGGGAAGATTGAAAACCAGCATAGCGCCGGGGCGTCTGAAGCTGAACAGATTTTTCTTTCACTGCTTGAGCAAAAACATCCGGGACTCTCATGGAGAGATCGCCGGATAATCCTGTGGATTAAATCGGATTATAGTAACAGTGAAATTGCCGGGTTGATGGGCATATCAACGCGCGGCATGGAAAGTATCCGCTACCGGCTCCATAAAAAGCTTGCGCTGCAGAAACATCAGACAATAAAAAGTTATCTCTCTTCTCTGGAGAGCGATGCGTGA
- a CDS encoding lysophospholipid acyltransferase family protein, with protein sequence MRPIVTRFILPITLKLLYKSLRITVSAFEETTCTEKKQLLFAFWHGKMITGWVLARKLFTQSIIHAVVSLSEDGQLLSGTLSNIGFSLIRGSSSKGADEVKSAILKALQSGDIVAITPDGPRGPVHQFKYGIVRIASEQQIPILFAEISYNDAWKLKSWDDFEIPKPFSRVAVTLKTVTVPEFNNETMLRNFASQLSRSFTHVV encoded by the coding sequence TTGCGCCCGATTGTCACCCGTTTCATCCTCCCCATCACCCTGAAGCTACTCTATAAAAGCCTCAGAATAACTGTATCTGCTTTTGAAGAAACAACCTGCACTGAAAAAAAACAACTTCTCTTTGCATTCTGGCACGGTAAAATGATCACGGGATGGGTTCTCGCCCGAAAGCTCTTTACTCAGAGCATCATACATGCTGTCGTCAGTCTTTCAGAAGATGGACAACTGCTATCCGGCACGCTGTCAAATATCGGATTTTCACTTATCAGGGGATCCAGCTCCAAAGGGGCTGATGAGGTAAAATCAGCCATACTGAAAGCGTTGCAATCCGGAGACATCGTAGCCATAACTCCTGACGGTCCAAGGGGGCCTGTTCATCAATTCAAATACGGAATCGTAAGAATCGCCTCGGAACAGCAGATACCGATCCTCTTTGCCGAAATATCCTATAATGATGCATGGAAACTGAAAAGCTGGGACGATTTCGAAATACCCAAGCCATTCAGCCGCGTCGCAGTTACACTTAAAACGGTAACGGTACCGGAATTCAATAACGAAACCATGCTGCGCAATTTTGCAAGTCAGCTTTCAAGGAGCTTCACGCATGTCGTTTGA
- the carB gene encoding carbamoyl-phosphate synthase large subunit — protein sequence MPKREDIKSILVIGAGPIVIGQACEFDYSGTQACRALKEDGYRVVLVNSNPATIMTDIEMADATYIEPITPDYVRKIIEKEKPDALLPTMGGQTALNTAVTLAESGILERNGVELIGAKLRAIRKAENREFFSDAMKKIGLEMAKGFFVRNEKEAKEALEEIGLPIVIRPSFTLGGTGGGFAESKADYYDAVRRGLAESPISEVLVEECLVGWKEFELEVIRDLADNVIIVCSIENVDPMGVHTGDSITVAPAQTLTDRQYQELRDASVRIIREIGVETGGSNIQFAIHPRTGRIVVIEMNPRVSRSSALASKATGFPIAKVAAKLAVGYTLDEILNDITRTTPASFEPVIDYCVVKVPRWDFEKFKNVDARLGVQMKSVGEVMAFGRNFREALQKSLRGLEIGRAGLGADGKDIMNVIDMTQQQKQFAKEDILDKIRIPKADRMFYLRYAFLAGATIDEVYQATGIDPWFLDNIRQIVEFESGLRELAAQD from the coding sequence GTGCCAAAGCGGGAAGATATAAAGTCAATTTTAGTGATCGGAGCCGGCCCGATTGTTATTGGTCAGGCGTGCGAATTTGATTATTCCGGAACCCAGGCCTGTCGGGCATTGAAAGAGGATGGGTACAGGGTTGTGCTGGTCAACAGCAATCCGGCGACCATCATGACCGATATCGAAATGGCTGATGCTACCTACATCGAGCCTATAACTCCTGATTATGTCCGAAAAATAATCGAGAAGGAAAAACCTGACGCACTGCTGCCTACCATGGGCGGTCAGACTGCGTTGAATACGGCGGTCACTCTTGCCGAGTCCGGTATTCTTGAGCGCAATGGCGTCGAATTGATCGGGGCAAAGCTTCGTGCGATCCGAAAAGCTGAAAACCGTGAGTTTTTCAGCGATGCCATGAAAAAAATCGGTCTTGAAATGGCCAAAGGTTTTTTTGTCAGGAATGAAAAAGAGGCAAAGGAGGCACTTGAGGAGATAGGTCTTCCAATTGTTATCCGTCCATCGTTTACGCTTGGCGGTACCGGAGGAGGATTTGCCGAATCGAAGGCCGACTATTATGATGCGGTACGAAGAGGCCTTGCGGAGAGTCCTATCAGTGAGGTGCTTGTTGAGGAGTGTCTTGTCGGATGGAAAGAGTTTGAGCTCGAGGTCATTCGCGATCTTGCAGACAATGTTATTATTGTCTGTTCGATTGAAAATGTTGATCCGATGGGGGTTCATACAGGAGACAGTATTACGGTTGCTCCTGCACAGACGTTGACCGACAGGCAGTATCAGGAGCTGAGAGACGCTTCAGTCAGGATCATCAGGGAGATCGGTGTTGAAACAGGCGGAAGCAATATTCAGTTTGCCATTCATCCCCGAACTGGCCGTATCGTGGTTATCGAGATGAACCCCCGTGTGTCGAGAAGTTCAGCTCTTGCCTCGAAAGCGACAGGATTTCCTATTGCCAAGGTGGCGGCAAAACTTGCTGTTGGTTATACGCTTGACGAAATTCTTAATGATATTACCAGAACGACTCCCGCAAGCTTTGAGCCAGTGATTGATTACTGTGTGGTCAAGGTTCCCCGCTGGGATTTTGAGAAGTTTAAAAATGTTGATGCGCGACTTGGTGTGCAGATGAAGTCGGTAGGCGAGGTGATGGCCTTTGGTCGGAATTTCAGGGAGGCGTTGCAGAAATCGCTGCGCGGTCTTGAAATAGGGCGCGCAGGGCTTGGCGCTGACGGTAAGGATATTATGAACGTGATTGATATGACCCAGCAGCAGAAACAGTTTGCCAAAGAGGATATTCTTGATAAAATCAGGATACCGAAAGCCGACAGGATGTTTTATCTCCGTTATGCGTTTCTGGCTGGAGCTACTATTGACGAAGTATATCAGGCTACAGGCATTGATCCATGGTTTCTTGATAATATCCGTCAGATCGTGGAGTTTGAATCAGGGCTCAGGGAACTGGCCGCTCAGGATTGA
- a CDS encoding fibrobacter succinogenes major paralogous domain-containing protein translates to MVCLWILTEQLLKNAVLLVFFLLVALGCADDRKKNGAEVSIGDQVWMNRNLEVDRYRTGDPVREAQTVAEWQDAAVHEEGAWCWYDGERDNERVYGKLYNWFAVNDSRGLAPAGWHIPSDDEWKRLAVFLGGEGIAAGKLKTLNFRVLPGVDVDNSTGFSAVPAGSRNCLDGFFGKEMAAFFWSSTQSGDFEAWNRELGSASNAIQRVSVNKSLGLSVRCIKD, encoded by the coding sequence ATGGTTTGTTTGTGGATTTTGACAGAACAACTTTTGAAAAATGCTGTTTTGCTTGTTTTTTTTCTGTTGGTTGCGTTGGGTTGCGCTGACGACAGGAAAAAAAACGGAGCCGAGGTGAGCATAGGTGATCAAGTCTGGATGAACCGGAATCTTGAAGTTGATCGATATCGTACCGGCGATCCTGTGCGGGAGGCGCAGACGGTTGCAGAGTGGCAGGATGCCGCTGTACACGAGGAGGGCGCCTGGTGCTGGTATGATGGTGAGCGCGACAACGAAAGGGTTTACGGTAAACTTTACAACTGGTTTGCTGTCAACGATTCACGTGGGCTTGCTCCAGCGGGGTGGCATATTCCTTCTGATGATGAGTGGAAACGGCTTGCCGTTTTTCTTGGTGGCGAAGGGATTGCTGCCGGAAAACTGAAAACCCTGAATTTCCGGGTATTGCCCGGTGTTGATGTTGATAACAGTACCGGATTCAGCGCCGTGCCTGCGGGAAGCCGCAACTGTCTCGATGGTTTTTTTGGTAAGGAGATGGCGGCTTTTTTCTGGTCTTCAACTCAGTCGGGTGATTTCGAGGCATGGAACAGGGAGCTCGGGAGCGCCAGCAATGCCATACAGCGGGTGAGTGTTAATAAAAGCCTCGGCTTATCGGTGCGATGCATCAAAGATTGA
- the elbB gene encoding isoprenoid biosynthesis glyoxalase ElbB — protein sequence MKKTGVLLSGCGFLDGSEIQEAVLTLLALDKAGVEAICLAPDIPQHHVINHCTGQVMPSENRNVLVESARISRGSIVNLDRIDTLDLDALILPGGYGVAKNLSNYASKGTSCEVHPDVRSAIQSFYHAGKPLGFICIAPVIAARVLGNESIELTIGSDTESADHIELMGAKHVDCPVYNIHISKQGKVVSTPAYMLGQSIGEVAMGIEKLVNAVVALL from the coding sequence ATGAAAAAAACAGGTGTTCTTCTATCAGGATGCGGTTTTCTTGACGGATCGGAGATCCAGGAAGCCGTTCTTACCTTGCTTGCTCTCGATAAAGCAGGCGTTGAAGCAATTTGCCTCGCGCCAGACATCCCTCAGCACCATGTCATCAACCACTGCACCGGGCAGGTGATGCCAAGCGAAAATCGCAATGTTCTTGTTGAATCCGCACGCATTTCACGAGGCTCAATCGTAAACCTCGACCGTATCGACACCCTTGATCTTGATGCTCTCATCCTGCCGGGAGGCTATGGCGTTGCAAAAAATCTCAGCAACTATGCAAGCAAGGGCACATCATGCGAAGTGCATCCCGATGTTCGATCGGCAATTCAATCCTTTTACCATGCAGGCAAACCACTGGGCTTTATCTGTATTGCTCCTGTTATCGCTGCCAGAGTTCTCGGGAACGAGTCTATCGAACTGACCATCGGGAGTGACACGGAGAGTGCCGACCATATAGAGCTCATGGGCGCAAAGCATGTTGACTGCCCGGTTTACAACATACACATCAGCAAACAGGGTAAAGTGGTCAGCACACCAGCCTATATGCTCGGCCAATCAATTGGAGAGGTTGCAATGGGTATTGAAAAACTCGTCAATGCCGTGGTAGCACTACTTTGA
- the lpxK gene encoding tetraacyldisaccharide 4'-kinase, giving the protein MSFDLPDIILRPASLLYKNIIRIRNRLYDQQIFHTWHSPLPIVSIGNISAGGTGKTPLVDWIVKYYLSLGCKPAIVSRGYGRNTKGVQLVSDGKTVLMKSNACGDETAMLAWNNRDAIVIVAEKRKDAVTFIIRRFAEAMPDVIILDDAFQHRQIARNLDIVVINEKEPYFRADMIPKGRLREPLINLARADLLVLSKITGGSTTAAISMDLEQTGKPVIKAGIAAGNLVCLSGMFNTAKESPVHAGIKALAFAGIGSPQSFIDTLEGQGIQIVSHRFFRDHESYTAKKIAALRLEADEKKLTLVTTEKDYFRMLGQPELQEILHTLSCCYLKIRPEFTEGEKLLKTMLNAVINR; this is encoded by the coding sequence ATGTCGTTTGATCTCCCCGACATTATCCTGCGGCCTGCATCGCTGCTCTACAAAAACATCATCCGGATCAGAAACAGACTGTATGATCAGCAAATATTCCACACCTGGCACTCTCCGCTCCCTATTGTTTCGATCGGCAATATTTCAGCAGGTGGTACCGGAAAAACGCCGCTCGTGGACTGGATTGTGAAATACTATCTCTCTCTGGGCTGTAAACCGGCCATTGTATCGAGAGGTTACGGACGAAATACAAAAGGCGTTCAACTGGTATCGGACGGAAAAACAGTGTTGATGAAAAGCAATGCCTGCGGCGATGAAACGGCAATGCTTGCCTGGAACAACCGCGACGCCATTGTTATCGTTGCCGAAAAACGAAAAGATGCGGTCACCTTTATCATCAGACGATTTGCAGAGGCAATGCCTGATGTCATTATTCTCGACGATGCTTTTCAGCACCGGCAGATTGCGCGAAACCTCGATATCGTCGTGATCAACGAAAAAGAACCCTATTTCAGGGCGGACATGATTCCCAAAGGGCGTCTCCGGGAACCATTGATTAACCTTGCAAGAGCAGACCTGCTTGTACTCAGCAAGATTACAGGGGGCTCAACAACAGCGGCGATTTCGATGGATCTTGAACAGACCGGCAAACCCGTCATCAAAGCCGGAATAGCCGCAGGTAATCTTGTCTGTTTGTCCGGTATGTTTAATACGGCAAAAGAAAGCCCCGTTCATGCAGGAATAAAAGCTCTTGCCTTTGCAGGAATCGGTTCACCACAAAGCTTTATCGACACCCTTGAGGGGCAGGGCATTCAAATTGTTTCACACCGATTTTTCCGCGACCATGAATCGTATACTGCAAAAAAAATCGCAGCGCTGCGACTTGAAGCAGATGAAAAAAAGCTTACCCTTGTCACTACCGAAAAAGACTACTTTAGAATGCTTGGCCAACCCGAACTTCAGGAAATTCTGCACACCCTCTCATGCTGCTATCTCAAAATCCGGCCGGAATTCACTGAAGGCGAAAAGCTGCTCAAAACCATGCTGAACGCCGTTATCAACCGATAA
- a CDS encoding hydrolase has product MISPQETLLLVIDVQGKLASSVFHAERVEKNIDKLIRACRILDVPVLYTEQYPKGLGSTVEPLRRLLSGQVPVEKLSFSCCGSEEFMRQLRAFKRNDILVTGMETHVCVYQTSLELLDFGYSVHLVTDAVSSRSEENRQLGIRCIERAGATPTSTEMAVFELLRIAEGEQFKEISKIIKE; this is encoded by the coding sequence ATGATCAGTCCTCAGGAAACGCTGTTACTTGTTATCGATGTTCAGGGAAAACTTGCATCGAGTGTTTTTCATGCTGAACGTGTCGAGAAAAATATTGATAAACTGATTCGTGCCTGCCGGATTCTTGACGTGCCTGTGCTTTACACCGAGCAGTATCCCAAAGGGCTTGGATCAACAGTCGAGCCTTTGCGGCGATTGCTTTCCGGTCAGGTGCCGGTTGAAAAGCTGTCGTTCAGTTGTTGCGGAAGCGAAGAGTTTATGAGGCAATTACGTGCTTTCAAGCGGAACGATATTCTTGTTACCGGCATGGAGACGCATGTTTGCGTGTATCAGACTTCTTTAGAGCTGCTTGATTTCGGGTATTCCGTGCATCTGGTTACTGACGCCGTTTCGTCGAGGAGCGAAGAGAACCGACAGCTCGGGATTCGCTGTATTGAGAGAGCGGGGGCAACTCCTACAAGCACTGAAATGGCGGTATTTGAGCTGCTTCGCATTGCTGAGGGCGAGCAATTCAAGGAGATTTCGAAAATCATCAAGGAATAA
- the purD gene encoding phosphoribosylamine--glycine ligase, with the protein MNVLIIGSGAREHAMAWAAARNDAVQQVYVAPGNGGTALMGGKVQNVALKATALDELLEFAVLKAVDLTIAGSEQPLELGIVDLFRSAQKKIIGPSQAAAQLETSKVFAKDFMSRYGIPTAGYHVFREFQTASLYLASLDESRYPQVIKASGLCAGKGVIVASDGMEAFRATRAMFEDRVFGDAADEVVIEDFLEGEEASVFVLTDGEKYRMFYSAQDHKRIGEGDTGKNTGGMGAYAPAPLVTSGVMKKIEEQIVVPALEGMAADGTPYTGFLYVGVMIDKGEPSVVEFNARMGDPETQVVLPLLKDDFIDALQASLQGTLDLVPFEMLEQCATTVVIASKGYPDLYETGREITIDSELFDMRDVLLFHAGTEIEKGTLRTSGGRVFSVTALGKTLMDSIELAYRAVDHISFEGACFRRDIGAKAL; encoded by the coding sequence ATGAACGTATTGATAATAGGGAGTGGTGCCCGCGAGCATGCCATGGCATGGGCTGCCGCCAGGAACGATGCGGTGCAACAGGTCTATGTCGCACCGGGAAACGGCGGTACAGCGCTCATGGGGGGAAAGGTTCAAAACGTTGCGCTCAAAGCCACTGCGCTTGACGAGCTGCTTGAGTTTGCAGTTTTAAAGGCGGTTGATCTGACGATTGCCGGTTCTGAACAACCGCTTGAACTTGGTATTGTCGATCTGTTTCGATCGGCACAAAAAAAGATTATCGGTCCTTCGCAGGCTGCTGCGCAATTGGAGACAAGCAAGGTGTTCGCCAAGGATTTTATGTCGCGTTACGGGATACCTACGGCCGGTTATCATGTTTTCAGGGAGTTTCAGACGGCATCACTCTATCTCGCTTCGCTTGACGAATCAAGATATCCCCAGGTGATCAAGGCAAGCGGCTTGTGTGCAGGCAAGGGTGTTATTGTCGCTTCTGACGGAATGGAGGCTTTTCGTGCGACTCGTGCCATGTTTGAGGATCGCGTGTTTGGCGATGCTGCCGACGAGGTTGTCATAGAGGATTTTCTGGAGGGCGAGGAGGCAAGTGTTTTCGTTCTGACGGATGGCGAAAAATACCGGATGTTTTATTCGGCCCAGGATCATAAGCGGATCGGGGAGGGAGATACCGGAAAAAATACAGGAGGGATGGGTGCTTACGCTCCTGCGCCTCTGGTGACTTCCGGGGTTATGAAAAAAATTGAGGAGCAGATCGTTGTTCCTGCTCTTGAAGGAATGGCGGCTGATGGAACTCCCTATACCGGCTTTCTCTACGTGGGCGTCATGATCGATAAGGGCGAACCCTCTGTTGTTGAGTTCAATGCCCGAATGGGAGATCCCGAAACGCAGGTTGTTCTGCCTCTGTTGAAAGATGATTTTATCGATGCACTTCAGGCAAGTCTTCAGGGTACTCTGGATCTTGTGCCGTTTGAGATGCTCGAGCAGTGCGCAACGACGGTGGTTATCGCTTCGAAAGGGTATCCGGATCTCTATGAAACCGGCAGGGAGATCACGATTGATAGTGAGCTTTTTGATATGCGTGATGTGTTGCTTTTTCATGCAGGGACCGAGATTGAAAAAGGCACGCTCAGAACGTCGGGCGGCAGGGTTTTTTCGGTGACCGCTCTTGGCAAAACACTTATGGATAGTATTGAACTTGCATACAGGGCTGTTGATCATATCAGTTTTGAAGGGGCTTGCTTTCGTCGGGATATAGGGGCTAAGGCACTTTAA
- a CDS encoding Lcl C-terminal domain-containing protein, with translation MKQLLTDIKRLLMVLLLVNALVMGFSGLVSAAFLHVGDDFGGGKVAYILQRGDAYYIEGKQSGLIAANANMAGLFNWSAANAACEALVENGFSDWHLPGKEDLNRLHGCNCLAGGFPDAEFWSSEQAYQDYAWGQYFGDGYQYYANKSNRYKVRAVRNFQVPVS, from the coding sequence ATGAAACAGTTGCTAACAGATATCAAGAGACTTCTGATGGTCTTATTGCTTGTCAATGCGCTTGTGATGGGTTTTTCGGGTTTGGTTTCGGCGGCTTTCCTGCATGTCGGAGATGATTTTGGGGGAGGTAAAGTAGCCTATATCCTTCAGAGAGGTGATGCGTATTATATCGAGGGCAAGCAAAGCGGGTTGATTGCTGCCAATGCGAATATGGCAGGGCTTTTCAACTGGTCAGCGGCAAACGCAGCGTGTGAAGCATTGGTGGAAAATGGTTTCAGCGACTGGCATCTGCCCGGCAAGGAAGATCTGAACCGGTTGCATGGATGCAACTGTCTTGCCGGAGGATTTCCGGATGCTGAATTCTGGAGTTCTGAACAAGCTTATCAGGATTATGCCTGGGGCCAGTATTTTGGTGACGGTTACCAGTATTATGCCAATAAATCGAACAGATACAAGGTTCGCGCGGTACGGAATTTTCAGGTACCGGTTTCCTGA
- the trpC gene encoding indole-3-glycerol phosphate synthase TrpC produces the protein MTYLSRILEEKRQAVLALKQQRPLQHYLEQETELSPCRDFQGCLKRSVDRIKLIAEIKKASPSRGLIVSDFKPLEMARRYMDLGASAFSVLTEEVFFQGSPDYLKEVRRAFSLPVLRKDFILDECQIFESRLMGADAILLIVAALDPHQLQDYLDLARQTGLHVLVEVHDHRELDIALNAGSMIIGINNRDLRDFSVNLHTSIKLRPYIPEGIVSVSESGVKTAADAALLDNASFDAVLIGEGLHVSEDLKRVIWTET, from the coding sequence ATGACCTATCTGTCAAGGATTCTCGAAGAGAAGCGCCAGGCTGTGCTTGCGTTGAAGCAACAGCGGCCGCTTCAGCACTATCTTGAACAGGAAACAGAGCTTTCGCCGTGCAGGGATTTTCAGGGCTGCCTGAAACGTTCTGTTGACAGGATAAAGCTGATAGCCGAAATAAAAAAAGCCTCACCATCACGCGGTCTTATTGTAAGCGATTTTAAGCCGCTGGAAATGGCCCGGCGTTATATGGATCTTGGCGCATCAGCTTTTTCCGTACTGACCGAAGAGGTGTTTTTTCAGGGCTCTCCGGATTATCTTAAAGAGGTACGTCGAGCTTTTTCCCTGCCTGTATTGCGCAAGGATTTTATCCTGGATGAATGTCAGATATTCGAATCGCGCCTGATGGGTGCCGATGCCATATTGCTTATCGTTGCAGCGCTTGATCCACACCAGTTACAGGATTATCTCGATCTTGCTCGTCAAACAGGGCTGCACGTGCTTGTTGAAGTTCATGATCACAGGGAGCTCGATATCGCACTTAATGCAGGATCCATGATCATCGGCATCAACAACAGGGATCTTAGGGACTTCAGCGTTAATCTCCACACCTCGATCAAGCTGCGGCCGTACATCCCGGAGGGGATTGTTTCTGTTTCGGAAAGCGGCGTCAAAACTGCCGCCGACGCAGCTCTTCTCGACAATGCATCGTTTGATGCTGTACTTATCGGTGAAGGGCTGCATGTGAGCGAAGACCTTAAGCGGGTTATCTGGACTGAGACTTGA
- the rpe gene encoding ribulose-phosphate 3-epimerase: MPGKTTLLAPSILSADFTALASSIAVAENAGADWIHCDIMDGVFVPNITFGPFIVQAISRCTTMTIDTHLMIIDPDRFIADFIKAGSNQVTVHQEACPHLHRTIQLIKSLGAKAGVSINPGTTLATLESILPDLDLVLLMSVNPGFGGQSFIPSSIDKIAALDRMRCDRNPEMIIAVDGGITEDNAGVVVDAGADALIAGTAFFKAADPAEAARKLKSQSR; the protein is encoded by the coding sequence ATGCCGGGAAAAACAACTCTTCTTGCTCCATCAATTCTTTCCGCTGACTTCACAGCACTCGCATCATCCATTGCTGTTGCAGAAAATGCCGGAGCGGACTGGATTCATTGTGATATCATGGACGGGGTTTTCGTGCCGAATATAACGTTTGGACCGTTTATCGTGCAGGCTATTTCACGGTGTACAACCATGACAATCGACACCCATTTGATGATCATCGATCCCGACAGGTTCATTGCGGATTTCATCAAAGCCGGATCCAACCAGGTCACCGTTCATCAGGAAGCCTGTCCCCATCTTCACCGAACCATACAACTCATTAAAAGCCTTGGAGCAAAAGCCGGGGTTTCCATAAATCCAGGTACGACACTTGCGACACTTGAATCAATTCTTCCCGACCTTGATCTCGTATTGCTGATGTCTGTCAATCCCGGTTTTGGCGGTCAGTCGTTCATTCCCTCTTCTATTGATAAAATAGCTGCTCTTGACAGAATGAGATGCGATCGCAACCCGGAAATGATTATTGCTGTTGATGGAGGAATAACTGAGGATAATGCGGGAGTGGTGGTTGATGCCGGAGCTGATGCGCTGATTGCCGGCACTGCGTTTTTCAAGGCTGCTGATCCTGCTGAAGCTGCAAGAAAACTCAAGTCTCAGTCCAGATAA
- a CDS encoding Mov34/MPN/PAD-1 family protein, translated as MKLLRRHFEIIQEQAFREQPYECCGLLAGVSHVDHRGNIENVVYEIAPCRNCLYYGKEHGFEIGRGEFHDIEQEARALGYEIVGSYHSHINSPAVPSCNDIDFSSPGHSMLIISLIDGVPKEVTAWLRRDSGGFHQEPIRITP; from the coding sequence ATGAAGTTACTCCGGCGTCATTTTGAAATCATTCAGGAGCAGGCATTCCGCGAACAGCCTTATGAGTGTTGCGGACTGCTTGCCGGTGTCAGTCATGTTGATCACAGGGGGAATATTGAAAATGTCGTATATGAAATAGCCCCCTGTCGCAATTGCCTGTATTATGGAAAGGAACACGGTTTTGAAATCGGACGTGGTGAGTTTCACGATATTGAGCAGGAGGCCCGTGCACTCGGTTATGAGATTGTTGGTTCCTATCATTCGCATATCAATTCACCGGCGGTTCCTTCATGCAATGATATCGATTTTTCCAGTCCGGGTCATTCCATGCTGATCATTTCGTTGATAGACGGGGTTCCAAAGGAGGTGACAGCATGGTTGAGAAGAGATTCCGGAGGTTTTCATCAGGAACCGATACGCATTACCCCTTGA